A genomic stretch from Bradyrhizobium quebecense includes:
- a CDS encoding IS110 family transposase: protein MREIIRIGMDTSKHIFVLHGVDAAEQPVLRKKLSRKQVLEFFAKLPPTVIGMEACGAAHYWGRELGKLGHEVKLIAPQLVKPYVLRNKNDGRDADGVCEAMGRPRMRFVPVKSAEQQAALMLAGVRDGLIGRRTQLSNAIRGYAAEFGLIAPKGLDKIEPLLARITQDESVPAMARELFAMQGRDYAQLQGELKAVEARLLAWHQANATSRRLAQIPSVGPIIATSLVMKTPDPHAFRSGRLFAAWLGLTPKDHSTAGKTRLGKITRAGDETLRRLLVAGATAVIRQARLGRGHPSRWLVALLRRKPPKLAAVALANKVARIAWKLMATGESYDAARMNAVT from the coding sequence GTGAGAGAGATTATCCGTATTGGGATGGATACGTCGAAGCATATTTTTGTGCTGCATGGAGTTGACGCGGCGGAACAGCCGGTGTTGCGCAAGAAGCTGTCGCGCAAGCAGGTGCTTGAGTTTTTTGCCAAGCTTCCGCCGACCGTGATCGGGATGGAGGCCTGCGGGGCGGCTCATTACTGGGGGCGCGAGCTTGGCAAGCTTGGCCATGAGGTGAAGCTGATAGCGCCGCAGTTGGTGAAGCCTTATGTGCTGCGGAACAAGAACGACGGGCGAGATGCGGATGGGGTGTGCGAAGCGATGGGCCGACCGCGGATGCGGTTTGTGCCGGTGAAGAGCGCCGAACAGCAGGCCGCGCTGATGCTTGCAGGTGTCCGCGATGGGCTGATCGGCCGCCGTACCCAGCTCAGCAATGCGATCCGCGGCTACGCGGCGGAGTTTGGCCTGATCGCGCCGAAGGGGTTGGACAAGATCGAGCCGCTGTTGGCCCGGATCACGCAGGACGAGAGCGTTCCCGCTATGGCGCGCGAGCTGTTCGCCATGCAGGGCCGTGACTATGCGCAGTTGCAGGGTGAGCTGAAGGCGGTCGAGGCCAGGCTGCTGGCCTGGCACCAGGCCAACGCCACAAGCCGTCGTCTGGCCCAGATCCCCTCGGTCGGTCCGATCATCGCGACCTCGCTTGTGATGAAGACGCCGGACCCGCACGCCTTCCGCTCCGGCCGCTTGTTCGCGGCCTGGCTCGGCCTGACGCCCAAGGACCATTCCACCGCCGGCAAAACCAGGCTCGGCAAGATCACCCGCGCTGGCGACGAGACCCTGCGTCGCCTGCTCGTGGCCGGGGCGACCGCGGTGATCCGGCAGGCAAGGCTCGGGCGCGGCCACCCCTCGCGCTGGCTCGTGGCGTTGCTCAGGCGCAAGCCGCCGAAGCTTGCGGCCGTGGCGCTCGCCAACAAGGTGGCCCGCATCGCCTGGAAGCTGATGGCGACCGGCGAGAGCTATGATGCCGCACGCATGAACGCTGTCACCTAA